One region of Zingiber officinale cultivar Zhangliang chromosome 7B, Zo_v1.1, whole genome shotgun sequence genomic DNA includes:
- the LOC122004038 gene encoding uncharacterized protein LOC122004038, with the protein MPTMDISKSISGIKPPFSFPLKHEGSCTQVAFEQTTGLVAVSTEDYCVQFYSLFDNHEVSEVQVCKRNFQPADDVMLYVALVAISLDGSLMATIDVTIPEEKLGGLVCLKY; encoded by the exons ATGCCTACAATGGATATCTCAAAATCCATATCGGGAATCAAG CCTCCTTTTTCGTTTCCTCTCAAACATGAAGGATCCTGCACACAAGTTGCATTTGAGCAGACAACTGGATTAGTTGCTGTTTCCACTGAAGATTATTGTGTACAATTCTATAGCTTGTTTGACAACCATGAGGTTTCAGAG GTCCAAGTGTGCAAAAGAAATTTTCAGCCTGCAGATGACGTTATG CTATATGTGGCTCTTGTAGCCATTTCTCTTGATGGCTCCTTAATGGCTACCATTGATGTGACAATTCCTGAAGAAAAATTAGGGGGTTTGGTTTGTCTAAAATACTAG